Genomic segment of Avibacterium volantium:
CTCAATTTTTTGATGATGGATCGATGATGAAAAAATTTTTCCTTTTTCTTTTGTTTTTGTTGCTCTTGATTGGTGGGGCGGCGCTTTGGGGTTATCAGCACTTAACGCAATGGGTGCAGCACCCTGTGAATGTGCAGGCGGAGCAATTATTAACGGTGGAGCGTGGCACAACGGGGGCGAAATTAGCGAAGCTGTTGGAGCAAGAAAAGCTGGTTGATGATGCCACCTATTTGCCGTGGTTGTTAAAGCTCAAGCCCGAGTTAAATAAAATCAAGGCGGGGACCTATTCCCTTGAGGGTGTGAAGACGGTGGCGGATTTGTTGCAACGTTTAAACAGCGGTAAGGAAGTGCAACTGAATGTGCGTTTTTTAGAAGGGGATACCTTCAAAACCTGGCGTAAAACGCTGGCGAAAGCCCCTTATTTGCAACAAACTTTGGCGGATAAAACGGAAGAAGAAATTTATCAATTATTGGATTTGCCGGCGGATTTACCGCATAAAATTGAAGGCTGGTTATATCCTGATACTTATAGCTATACACCGAAATCGAGCGATCTGGCATTATTGAAACGAGCGGCAGAGCGTATGAAAGCCTTATTAGAAAAAACGTGGGCAGCGCGCGATGCCAATTTACCGCTAAAAAATGCCTATGAAATGCTGATTTTAGCTTCTATTGTTGAGCGTGAAACTGCATTGAATGATGAGCGCGGCAAAGTGGCGTCAGTGTTTATTAACCGCTTGAATAAAAAGATGAAATTGCAAACTGACCCAACCGTGATTTACGGAATGGGTGAGCGTTATAATGGTAATATTCGTCGTAAGGATTTGGAAGAAGCCACGCCATACAACACCTATGTGATTGACGGCTTGCCGCCTACGCCAATTGCAATGCCAACAGAAAGCGCCTTGCAGGCCGTGGCACACCCTGAGAAAACGGAATTTTTATATTTCGTGGCCGATGGCACGGGCGGACATAAATTCAGCAAAAACTTACAGCAACACAATCAAGCAGTGCAAGAATATCTGCGTTGGTATCGCCAACAAAAAAGTGGGAAATAATATGACTGGCAAATTTATTGTGATCGAAGGGCTAGAAGGGGCAGGCAAAACCACCGCGCGTGATGCTATTGTGGAAGTGCTAGCTCGCGAAGGCATTGACGATGTGGTGTTTACCCGTGAACCCGGTGGCACGCCGTTGGCGGAAAAATTACGCCATTTGATCAAATATGAAACGGAAGAACCCGTAACCGATAAAGCGGAACTGTTAATGCTTTATGCTGCGCGTATTCAGCTGGTGGAAAATGTGATTAAACCCGCCCTTGCTGCAGGCAAATGGGTGGTGGCCGATCGCCACGATTTATCTTCCCAAGCCTATCAAGGAGGCGGGCGACAAATTGATGCACAACTGTTGCAAAGCTTAAAGCAAACGGTGTTAGGGGATTTCTCGCCTGATCTCACGTTATACTTAGATCTCGATCCTGAAATCGGTTTGGCGCGTGCCAGAGGGCGTGGCGAGTTGGATCGTATTGAGCAGCAGGAAATCGCCTTTTTCCAACGTACGCGAGCGCGTTATTTGGCATTGGTGAAAGATGATCCGAAAGCAGTTATCATCAATGCGGAACAGCCCATTGAACAAGTGCGTGCCGATATTCAAAGTGCGGTGCAAAATTTCGTTAAAAATCATCAATAAAACTTATGTTACGTTATCCTTGGTTGCAACCTTATTACGACAAAATCATCAACGCCTTTGAACAGGGCTATGGTCATCACGCCTTGCTGTTTAAAACAGAGCAGGGCATTGGCGACGATGAGCTGGTGCGTGGCGTGGCGGAATGGTTAATGTGTCAATCGCCAAAGGGCAACCAACCTTGTGGCGCGTGCCATAGTTGTCAGCTGTTTAATGCAGGCAATCACCCTGATTTTTATCTGCTTGAACCGATTGAAAATAAGGATATTGGCATTGACCAAGTGCGAGAAGTGAATGAAAAAGTTGCGCAGCGTTCACAGCAGGGTGGCAATAAAGTTGTCATGATTAGACAAGTGGATCGCCTGACGGAATCTGCCGCGAATGCGTTGCTGAAAACCTTGGAAGAACCCACTGAGCAAACTTATTTCCTGCTTCAAGCAGATCTTTCTGCCAGTTTGTTAGCGACCATTTATAGCCGTAGCCAACCTTGGCTTATTCCAAATCCGCCTGAAGTGGAAGCTTTGACTTGGCTAGAGACACAGAATGTAGGAAAAATCGAAGAAATTCGCACCGCACTTGAGGTTTCGCACGGTCGCCCTCTTTCCGCGTTGGATATGTTACAGCAAGGATTATTGGAAAAACGCAAGCAGTTGTTACGCCAATTTTGGCAGTTTTATATGCGCCGTTCACCGCTGGAATTATTACCGCACTTTGAAAAAGAGATTTTATTTCAGCAGTTAGATTGGCTCAGTGCCTTTTTGCGTGATGCGTTGAAAATGAAGCTGAATGTGCCTGAGCAGTGGGTGCAGGCAGATTTTCTGCAAGCCATTGCTCGTTTTAATCAAAGGCAGAGCGCGCAAGGGTTGCTAAAAGCCAGCCAAATTATGCAACAAGTGCGGTCGGATTTATTACAAATTAATGGCGTGAATCAAGAAATTATCTTGCTTGATGGCTTAACACGCCTGATTACAGAGGTTTTTGAACCCGAACAAAATCATTAGGAAAGTAAAATGTTTATTGTAGATAGTCATTGTCATTTAGACGCATTAGATTATGAAAACTTACACCAAAATGTCGCCGATGTGGTGCAAAAAGCCAAGCAACGTGGCGTGCAGCATTTGCTTGCGGTGGGGGTAACCTTAAAACGTTTTGAGCAAATGTACGATACCTTAAAGCCGTTTTCTGAAATTTCGCTGGCTTGCGGTGTTCACCCGTTAGATTTAGATGATGAACCCTTTGACGCTGAGCGCCTGTTAAAATTGGCGCAAGACGATAAAGTTATCGCTATTGGGGAAATGGGCTTGGATTATTATTACAGTGTGGAAAATAAAGCTCAACAGCAATCGGTGTTTGCCGCCCAAATTGGCGTGGCGAATGCGTTAAACAAGCCGATTATTGTGCATACGCGCGCCGCAAGAGAAGATACCATTGCATTGTTGAAAGAAAATAATGCACAAAAGTGCGGTGGTGTTTTGCATTGTTTTACGGAAAATTGGGAAATGGCAAAACAAGCCCTTGATCTCGGGTTTTACATTTCCATTTCAGGCATTATTACCTTTAGAAATGCGGAAGAACTGCGTGAAGTGGTGCGTCAAGTGCCGTTAGATCGCCTGCTGGTGGAAACCGACAGCCCTTATCTTGCGCCTGTGCCTTATCGCGGCAAACAAAATCAACCAGCTTATACCCGCGAAGTATGCGATTATGTGGCAACCTTAAAAGGGCTTTCTAGCGAGGAATTTGCCCAAATCACCACACAAAATTTTGAGCGTTTGTTCAAAATTCAGGTACAATAAAGCATCACTAAAGAATTACTTTAGCAGGAGGAAGACACAATGCGCCGCTTTTTTAAATATTTTTTTATTTTGATCATCTTTTTATTCCACGGTTTTTTGTTTGCCCTAGTGAACTACGTTACCCCACATTATGACGTAACGCGCGTTACTGGGGTGGAAGTAAAACGTGTGGACAAAGATGGCCCAATCACGAAATCAAATCCAGCAGACGGCCCAACTCGTGATGTGTATTACATTTATACACAAAAACCGAATGAAGATAAGGTAATGGTGTATCGCAATGAAGATACACGCTGGGGCTTTCCGTTCTATTTCAAATTTGGTTCGGCAGATTTACAAGCCAAAGCGCAAAGTTTTGCGGTGGAACATAAATTGGTGCAAGTGAAATATTATGGTTGGCGTTTGGTGTTATTTGATGAGTTCCGTAATGCCACATCAATCAAAGAAGTGACCTTAGATGAAGGTGCATCTTACCCGATTTTGTCTTATGTGTTTTACTTCTTCTTGTTGATTACGCTGTTTTTCTCAATCCAATTCGTGCGCGGGTGGTTTGATAGCGAACGATAAGCATCAAAATAAGGTGAAAGTGGTGTATCTTGTGATGCACCATTTTTTGTCTAAGGATAATAAAAATGGGATTATTTGAAGCAATATTAAGTTTGGCTGCCTTAATTGGCATAAGTGCGGTGATTTCTTCCGCAGAAATTTCCCTCGCAGGGGCAAGAAAGTTGAAGCTACAAAGTCTTGAAAATGAAGGTGATGAGCGAGCAAGATTAGTGCTACAACTGCAAGCGCAACCGGGGCGATTTATCACCGTGGTGCAAATTGGCTTGAATATGGTGGCAATTTTAGGTGGGGTGATTGGCGAAAGTGCCATTAGTCCTGTACTGGAAAAATTACTTGCCCAATATAGCCACGCAGAATGGTTGCAAAGTGCCGCGTCTTGGTTGTCTTTTGCCATTGTAACCATTGCGTTTATTTTACTGGCGGATCTGATTCCTAAACGCCTTGCAATGACCAATCCAGAAGCCGTCGCATTGCGCACCGTACGCATTATGCTATTCTGCATTTTCTTATTTAAGCCTATCGTGTGGCTGTTTGACGCTATTGCCAACGGTGTATTTCGCTTATTTCGCATTTCTACCGTGCGAGAAGATAACCTGACCCCTGAAGATATTGTGGCGCTGATGGACGCAGGAGCTGAGGCGGGCGTGCTAAAAGCGCAAGAACATTATTTGATCGAAAATATTTTCGATATGCAAGAACGCACGGTGACTTCCACAATGACCACGCGTGAAAATATCGTTTTTTTAGACCGCACTTTTGATCGCGAAAAAGTGATAGCAACCATTAAATCTAACCCTCATTCTAAATTGCTGATTTGTGATAATGGACTAGATAAAATTTTAGGCTACATTGAGTCGCACAGCTTGCTCACCTTGTATTTGCAAGAACAGCAGGTTTCTCTCACAGATCAGCGTATTCTGCGTAAGCCCTTGTTTATCCCTGATACTTTATCCCTATTTGAAGTGCTGGAATTGTTTAAATCTGCGGGCGAAGATTTTGCCGTAATCGTCAATGAATATGCCTTAGTGGTGGGTATTGTTACCTTAAATGATGTGATGAGCATCGTAATGGGCGAATTGGTGTCGAGTGAAGAAGAGCAAATCGTCCGCCGTGACGAAAGTTCGTGGCTGATTGACGGCGCAACCCCTTTGGAAGATGTAATGCGAGCCTTAGAAATCGAAACCTTCCCTGATGCGGAAAACTACGAAACCATCGGCGGATTTATGATGTATATGCTACGCAAAATCCCGAAAAAAACCGATTTTGTGCTATACGACAAATATAAATTTGAAATTATCGACACCGAGAATTTTAAAATTGACCAACTGATGGTGTCTTTAAGAAAGGATATATAGGATTAAGGTGAGATAAGGCAGTGAGCTGAAAAGAACGTGATCGGTAGGCTGCCTGTGTTTGCTCAATCCATATTTTTACTCAACAAAAAAACCCTACTTGCGTAGGGTTTTTTGTCATCAACAATCTTATTTTGTGCTTGGAATGCTGAAGCGTTTGTTGAAGCGTTCAACACGACCACCAGTATCAACAACACGTTGTTTACCAGTGTAGAATGGGTGGCAGTTGCTGCACACATCTAAGTTCAAAGCTTTACCTAAAGTTGAACGCGTTTTGATTACATTACCGCAAGAACAAGTTGCCGTAATTTCTTTATATTCTGGGTGAATACCTTGTTGCATAGAAAACCTCAATTTGAAGCCACTCCGCTCTCTAAAACTGAATTTAGCACCGAGTGTGGTTAATATTACGCTTATAACACATCGCCATAAGCAGGATCTTTCATTTAAGCCCGCAGATTATACCGAAAAAAAAGGAATATTCAAGGGGCGAGATTATTCCGCTATAATAAGGGCAATTTTTGTTTGTTAAGGCTCGCATAATGAAACTTGTTCGAGTGGCGCTGGCTGTGCCGTTGTTCCAATTTTTTGATTATCTTCTGCCCGAAGGTTTAAACCCTGTGGTGGGCGGGCGCGTGGTTGTGCCATTTGGAACACAAAAACGAGTGGGGATCGTGGTGGATTTTCCTACGGAAAGTGAGATTGAACTACAACAGCTCAAAGGGATCTTGGGCGTGCTAGATGAGCAAAATTTATTTAACGAACCTGTGTGGCAGCTCATTCACTGGGCAGCGAATTATTATCAAGCGCCCTTGGGAGAAGCCTTATTCCAAGCCTTGCCAGTGAAATTGCGGCAGGGCGAAAGTGCGGTGCAAAATTCGCAAGTTTTTTTCCATATTACAGAATTAGGCGAGCAAGCCTTGCGTGAGAATTTGCTGAAACGCGCGAAGAAACAGCAAGAAGCCTTGCAATTATTGGCCGCACAGCCTGTGGAAAAAGGGCAGAATTCCTTTGCCGCGAGCATTTGGCAGAACCTGAAAGAAAAAGGCTATGTGGTAGAAAAAGAACAGCTAGCGGAAATTCGCCCTTGGCAAGATATTGAACAGCCGATTGTAAATGAGCAAAATAAACATCGCTTAAATAAAGAACAGGCGTTGGCGCTAGGGCAAATTTTATTTCATCAAGGCTTTGCTGCGTGGTTGATTGACGGCGTAACGGGTTCGGGCAAAACGGAAATCTATTTACAAAGCATTGAAGAAACCTTGAAAAAAGGGCGACAAGTGTTGGTGCTTGTGCCTGAGATTGGCTTAACCCCGCAAACCGTGCAACGCTTTAAAGCACGTTTTAATGTGGAAATTGATGTGCTACATTCTAATTTGAACGATACGCAACGCTTGCAGGCTTGGCAACGAGCAAAATCGGGACAAAGTGCGGTGGTTATTGGCACGAGATCGGCACTGTTTACCCAATTTGCCGATCTTGGTTTGATCGTGATTGATGAAGAACACGACAGTTCTTTCAAGCAGCAAGAGGGTTGGCGTTATCACGCGCGGGATCTCGCCGTGGTGTATGCCAAACAGTTGGATATTCCCATTTTATTAGGATCGGCAACGCCAAGCCTTGAGAGCTTGAATAACGTGAAATTGGGCAAATACCAGCACATTATTTTGCAAAAAAGAGCAGGAAATAGCACCGCACTTCAACAGTTTGTCATCGACCTGAAACATCAGCGTATGCAAAATGGCTTGTCAGATGCCCTTGCCAACAAAATGCAGGAACATTTACAGCAAGGCAATCAAGTGTTGCTATTTTTAAACCGCCGTGGTTTTGCGCCTGTGTTGTTTTGCCACGAATGCGGTTGGATTGCCGAATGTCAGCATTGCGAAAAGCCTTATACTTATCATCAACATCAACGCGTGTTGCGCTGCCATCATTGTAACTCACAAAAGCTCATTCCAATGCAATGTGGGCATTGTGGTTCAACCCATTTGATGACCACGGGACTTGGCACCGAACAGCTGGAAGAAACCCTAAAACAACGCTTCCCTGATTATGTGGTAACGCGTATTGACCGCGATAGTACCGCGCGCAAAGGCAAGCTAGAACAGCATTTGCAAGATATTCAGCAAGGCAAAAGCCAGATCTTAATCGGCACGCAAATGCTCGCAAAAGGCCATCATTTTCCTAATGTGACCTTAGTGGGCTTAATGAATGTGGATAATGCCTTGTTTTCTTTGGATTTTCGTGCAGAAGAACGGCTTGCTCAGCTTTATGTGCAAGTGTCAGGGCGCGCGGGGCGCGGTGAAAAACACGGGCAAGTGGTGCTGCAAACGCACTATCCCGATCACCCCTTATTACGCACTTTGTTAAAAGATGGCTACGGTGAATTTGCTCAGCAAGCCTTGCATTTACGCCAACAAATGGGGCTGCCGCCTTATAGCGCACAGGCCTTATTTCGCGCGCAGAGCCGACATAGCGAAGAAGCCGAGCAGTTTTTACAACATATTGCCGAACAGCTACAACAACAAAATGTTACAGGCTTGCAAATTTACGGCCCATTGCCAGCCCCATTTAGCAAAAAAGCAGGGTTTTACCGTTGGCAGTTATTGCTACAACATTCTTCCAAAGCAAAACTACAGCAAGTGTTAAGCCAATTTAAACCGCATATTCCGCAAAAGGCTCACCAAGTGCGGTGGATTTTAGATGTGGATCCGTTAGATTTAAGTTAAAACTTGCTAGCCATTACCCCTATTTTTCAGTAGAATTGCGGTTATTTTTTATTATGGTTGGGGATAATTGTTAAATTTCCCACTGATTGAGTAAATTTATCCTAAATTTTGACCGCACTTTTAATGGAAACAAGGTGTTATTGTGGCTAAACGTGATTATGTTTCTCGCCGATCTGGCGCAACAAATAAGAAAGCAAAGAAAGTAAATAAATCAGTAGTTTTAACGATTGTGGCATTAGTGATCGCACTATTTGCGGGTGGATTATATTTTCTTAAGCAAAAATCTAACGAAATTGCCCCTGTTGTGCCTACGCCAGAGAAAAAAGCGCCAAAAAGCGTCTTGCCAACGCCCCCTGAAGAAGTGTGGAGCTATATTAAAGCCTTGGAAACGCGCACTGTGCCTGTGGACGATAATCCAAAATCTTTGGAAAAAAATATGCGTTTAACAGAAGAGCAGAAAAAAGTGCTAATCGAAATGGAAAAAGAGCAAAAGGCTGCCGAAGCCGCGCGCTTAAAACAGGCTGAAGAACGCAAGAAAGCCGAAGAACAGGCAGCCAGAGAAGCCGCAAGAAAACCAGAGCCAGCCAAAGCTAGCGTGGTGGAAAGCAAGCCTATGGTGGTAGAAACAAAACCTGTCGTGAAAGTAAAAGAAGAAAGTAAAAAAGCGGAAACGGTGAAAAAAGAAGAAGCGCCGAAGAAAGTGGAAACTGCAGTCGCAAAAAATACCAACGGAGAGAAAAAATATGGCTTGCAATGTGGCGCATTTAAAAATCGTCATCAAGCAGAAAATATTCAAGCCAAACTTGTGTTAGCTGGGTTTAATGCGCGTGTAAATAGCAGTGCAGATTGGAATCGTGTGGTAATCGGTCCGGTGGGGGATCGCACAACAACGCAAAAGACGCTTGAAAAGGCGAAGTCAATCACCACTTGTGTGTTGATTGGAATGTAAAATTTGAAATACTAAATCTCATCAGCCACCTTTCAAAAGGTGGCTTTTTTTCGCTTATTTTTTGATTTATTTATTGCGTTAAAATAAAAAATCATTAAAATGAACGAACGTTCATTCAGTCCATTCTTTTTACTGTTTGTACTTTTTTCTCTCAATTTTTTTAAGGTTATTTTAATGCGTCAATCTGAAAATGAGATGACCGAGCAAATCTTTTTGGCCACAGAACGGCTGATGGCAGCAGGTGGATTGCACAATTTGTCGATGCACAAAATTGCCAAAGAAGCCAATATTTCTGCGGGAACAATTTATATTTACTTCAAAAGTAAAGAAGAATTGCTAAAGGAATTTGCTCGCAGGGTGTTCACCCTTTTTTCTAAGGAATTAGAAAAAAATTACGATGAAAACCAACCGCACTTTGAACAATATCGTCAAATGTGGTGGAACATTTGGCATCATTTACAAAACAATCCAATGATTGTGGTGAATATAAGCCAATATCAGTCCTTACCTGATTTTTATGAAATCTGTACGGAGCTGGAAACAGAAAGCCTTTGGTATGCCTTTTGTGAAAAGGCAAAGAAAGCTGGGGTGCTATGCGATTTATCGCATAAGATTTTGTTTTCATTAGGTTTAGAAAGTGCGATTAATCTGGCCTTAGATCAAGCCTTTTTCAAAACTGAAATGAAAGACGGTATGTTAGAAGAAGTGATCGCAAGAACTTGGCGCTCAATTCAAAAATAGTTTAGTGATTTTGTTTTATGGAGTTTTTTTATGAGTCTTAATACTCAACCCGTTCAACCTAAAACACAAAAGCGTTCGCACGTTTTTTGGGTGAAGTTGATCCTCATCGTGGCGGCATTAATTTTTATTGCAATGATTGCGGCAAATATCTTTAAAGGAAAAATGATTGGTCAATATTTGGCAAGTATGCCAGAAACCGCCAACCCAGTTACCGCAATGAAAGTAGAAGCGAGAGAATGGACGCCAGTGATTGAAACCACAGGCTTAGTTCGTCCAAATCAAGGGGCGATGCTAAGTGCGCAAACCGCAGGCACAGTTGCCAACGTGTTGGTGCAATCAGGCCAAGCCGTGAAAAAAGGCGATGTGTTAGTACAGTTAGACAGCTCAGTGGAACAGGCAAATTTATCGGCTTCGCAAGCGCAGCTTTCTTCGGTGAAACAAACCTATCAACGTTATCTCAATCTTTATAAAACTAAAAGCGTGTCGCAGCAGGAATTGGATAATGCCAAAGCCAGTTACGATGCCTTAGTGGCCAATATTGATGCGTTAAAAGCTACTATTGAACGCCGCCAAATTGTTGCGCCTTTTGATGGCGTAGCGGGGATTGTGAAAGTGAACGTAGGACAATACGTTACTTTAGGCAGCCCAATTGTACGCGTGGAAGATCGTAGCCAAATGAAAGTGGATTTCTCCGTGGCACAAAATTCCTTAGAGCAATTACACTTAGATCAAAAAGTTACCGCAACGGCTGATGCCCTTTTAGGGGAAACCTTTGGGGCAAAAATCACCGCGATTGAGCCAGCAATTAACGGTTCAACAGGTTTAATTGATGTGCAAGCGACCTTTGATCAGCCTGAGGGCGAAAAATTATTGTCAGGAATGTTCACCCGTTTACGCATTGCCTTGCCAACAGAGCGCAACCAAGTTGTCGTGCCACAAGTGGCGGTGAGCTACAATATGTACGGAGAAATCGCCTACGTTTTAACCGCACTTTCTGATGAAGATAAACAGAAGCTATTAGATAACGATAAATTCCCGCACAAAGATGATATTGATAAAGTCTATCGTGCCAAACAAATCACTGTATTCACCAAAGATCGCCAAGGTATTTATGCCCAATTAAAAGGCGATGATGTGAAAGTGGGTGATTTAATCATCACAGGCGGTCAGCAACGCATCGGTAACGGCAGCTTAGTGTTTGTTACTGATAAAGCAGGCGTGGGAACAAGCGAACCTGTGAAGAAAACCAATCTTTAATTAGGAAATAGCGAATGAAATTTACAGATATATTTATTCGTCGCCCCATTTTAGCGGTTTCGATTAGCTTGCTGATTGTGATTTTAGGTCTGCAAGCCATTTCGAAATTGACGGTGCGTGAATATCCTAAAATGACCACCACGGTAATTAATGTTACCACCACTTACCCCGGGGCAGATGCCAATCTGATCCAAGCCTTTATTACGTCAAAATTAGAAGAAGCTGTGGCGCAGGCAGATAATATTGATTATATGTCCTCTGAAAGCCGTCCAAATGTGTCTTCGATTACGGTAAAAATGAAACTGAACACCGATCCAAACGCTGCACTGGCTGATGTGTTAGCGAAAGTGAACTCGGTACGTTCTGCTTTACCAAGTGGTATTGATGATCCTGCGATTACGTCTTCCACTGGGGGATCGGGGATTATGTACATCAGTTTCCGTTCTAACAAATTAGATGCAAGCCAAGTTACCGACTATATTGAACGTGTGGTAAAACCGCAGTTCTTTACCGTAGAAGGGGTGGCAAAAGTGTCAATTTTCGGGGCATCACAATATGCAATGCGTATTTGGTTAGATCCGCAAAAAATGGCATCGCAAAATCTTTCTGCGCCAGAAGTGATGGCGGCGTTATCAGCAAATAACGTGCAAACCGCCGCGGGGAATGATAACGGTTATTTCACGGTATATAAAAACAAAGTGGAAACCACCACGAAAACCGTAGAGCAGTTGCAAAATCTGATCGTGTATTCAAAAGGCGATAACCTCGTGCGTTTGCGTGATATTGCCGATGTGGAATTAAACAAAGAAAGCGATGACAGTCGTGCGGTGGCTAATGGTTCAGATTCTGTGGTGTTAGCCATTGATCCTGCCTCAACGGCAAACCCATTAACGGTGGCAGAAAATATTCGTCCATTATATGAAAGTATTAAACGTAATTTACCTGATAGTATTGAAACGGATATTCTTTACGACCGCACTATTGCAATTAACAGCTCCATTGACGAAGTGGTAAAAACCATTTTAGAAGCAACCATTATCGTATTGGTGGTGATCACGTTATTTATCGGTTCATTCCGTGCTATTTTGATCCCCGTTATTACCATTCCGATTTCCTTGATCGGGGTAATAATGATGCTGCAAGCCTTTGATTTCTCCATCAACTTGATGACCTTGCTGGCTTTAATTCTGGCTATCGGCTTGGTGGTGGACGATGCCATTGTGGTGCTAGAAAATGTGGATCGCCATATTAAACTGGGTGAAACCCCGTTCCGTGCAGCGATCATCGGTACAAGAGAAATTGCAACGCCAGTTATTTCAATGACTATCGCCTTGATTGCAGTATATTCCCCAATGGCATTAATGAGTGGGATTACCGGTTCATTGTTTAAAGAATTCGCCCTCACTCTTGCAGGTGCGGTATTTATTTCAGGGATTGTGGCATTAACCCTTTCGCCAATGATGAGTAGTAAATTACTCAAACCGCATACCGAGCCCTCAAAACTTGAGCAACGTATTGAAAATACCTTAGGAAAATTGACCCGCACTTATGAATATGTGCTTGGTATCGTGATGAATAG
This window contains:
- a CDS encoding TetR/AcrR family transcriptional regulator → MRQSENEMTEQIFLATERLMAAGGLHNLSMHKIAKEANISAGTIYIYFKSKEELLKEFARRVFTLFSKELEKNYDENQPHFEQYRQMWWNIWHHLQNNPMIVVNISQYQSLPDFYEICTELETESLWYAFCEKAKKAGVLCDLSHKILFSLGLESAINLALDQAFFKTEMKDGMLEEVIARTWRSIQK
- a CDS encoding efflux RND transporter periplasmic adaptor subunit, whose amino-acid sequence is MSLNTQPVQPKTQKRSHVFWVKLILIVAALIFIAMIAANIFKGKMIGQYLASMPETANPVTAMKVEAREWTPVIETTGLVRPNQGAMLSAQTAGTVANVLVQSGQAVKKGDVLVQLDSSVEQANLSASQAQLSSVKQTYQRYLNLYKTKSVSQQELDNAKASYDALVANIDALKATIERRQIVAPFDGVAGIVKVNVGQYVTLGSPIVRVEDRSQMKVDFSVAQNSLEQLHLDQKVTATADALLGETFGAKITAIEPAINGSTGLIDVQATFDQPEGEKLLSGMFTRLRIALPTERNQVVVPQVAVSYNMYGEIAYVLTALSDEDKQKLLDNDKFPHKDDIDKVYRAKQITVFTKDRQGIYAQLKGDDVKVGDLIITGGQQRIGNGSLVFVTDKAGVGTSEPVKKTNL
- a CDS encoding efflux RND transporter permease subunit, with the translated sequence MKFTDIFIRRPILAVSISLLIVILGLQAISKLTVREYPKMTTTVINVTTTYPGADANLIQAFITSKLEEAVAQADNIDYMSSESRPNVSSITVKMKLNTDPNAALADVLAKVNSVRSALPSGIDDPAITSSTGGSGIMYISFRSNKLDASQVTDYIERVVKPQFFTVEGVAKVSIFGASQYAMRIWLDPQKMASQNLSAPEVMAALSANNVQTAAGNDNGYFTVYKNKVETTTKTVEQLQNLIVYSKGDNLVRLRDIADVELNKESDDSRAVANGSDSVVLAIDPASTANPLTVAENIRPLYESIKRNLPDSIETDILYDRTIAINSSIDEVVKTILEATIIVLVVITLFIGSFRAILIPVITIPISLIGVIMMLQAFDFSINLMTLLALILAIGLVVDDAIVVLENVDRHIKLGETPFRAAIIGTREIATPVISMTIALIAVYSPMALMSGITGSLFKEFALTLAGAVFISGIVALTLSPMMSSKLLKPHTEPSKLEQRIENTLGKLTRTYEYVLGIVMNSRKFVLAFAVVIFATLPMLFNSLSSELTPAEDKGAFLALGTAPANVNVDYVQGAMKGYEEILKNTDEVAFSMVISGAPASNQSLNVVTLKDWKERSRKQSEVLAELNKKAQAIPEISVSGFAFPEIETGEQGPPVSFVISTAKDYKELAEVAGAFLDKMKNSGQFVYTTLALKFDTAQMKVTIDKEKAGTYGISMQQISQTLGSYLSAATITRVDIDGRAYKVISQVKRKDRLAPESMDNYFVKASNGESVPLSSFLTVTLESQPSSLPRFSQLNSAIIGAVPSPTTSIGDVVKWLQDTANQDLPQGYNYDFKGEARQLVQEGNALAVTFALAVIIIFLVLAIQFESIRDPLVIMISVPLAVSGALFALNLFSLLGVAGATLNIYSQVGLITLVGLITKHGILMCEVAKEEQLYHHKNRREAIMAAATVRLRPILMTTAAMIAGLIPLLYATGAGAVSRFSIGIVIVAGLAIGTLFTLFILPVIYTYIASEHKPLPEFDENQPALENNAQH